In Cyclopterus lumpus isolate fCycLum1 chromosome 9, fCycLum1.pri, whole genome shotgun sequence, a single genomic region encodes these proteins:
- the nkx2.7 gene encoding NK2 transcription factor related 7, with protein sequence MHPTSMTTTPFSVKDILKLEHHHDFENEFLMTDQVVPMNYEHVHAASRTRDVCDCQPEPCVSGMQEKLDTHNSAAEEEINDKEICDSSPDCDRNPKSRARLRRKPRVLFSHSQVSELERRFRQQRYLSAPEREHLAHVLKLSSTQVKIWFQNRRYKCKRQLQDKSLELAGYPAARRVAVPVLVRDGKLCSTGSHSAAPYNVTLGHYNPVFGYGASGVYGCGYHSGSPSAAQVANNQLVDLTGNSEGPFNHGHFQASLQSVRGW encoded by the exons ATGCATCCCACTTCCATGACCACGACGCCTTTTTCCGTGAAGGATATTTTGAAGCTGGAGCACCACCATGACTTTGAAAATGAATTCCTGATGACTGATCAAGTTGTTCCGATGAATTATGAGCACGTGCACGCTGCCTCCCGGACCAGGGACGTGTGTGACTGCCAGCCTGAGCCGTGCGTCTCTGGGATGCAGGAGAAGCTCGACACTCACAACTCAGCCGCAGAAGAGGAGATCAATGACAAGG AGATATGCGACAGTTCACCTGACTGTGACAGAAACCCCAAAAGCAGAGCCAGGCTGCGCAGGAAACCCCGAGTCCTCTTCTCCCATTCCCAAGTGTCCGAGCTGGAGAGGCGCTTCAGGCAGCAGCGCTACCTGTCCGCCCCGGAGAGAGAGCACCTGGCCCACGTGCTCAAACTCTCCTCGACTCAGGTCAAAATATGGTTTCAGAACAGGAGGTACAAATGCAAACGCCAACTACAGGACAAGTCTCTGGAGCTGGCGGGTTATCCCGCAGCGAGGAGGGTGGCGGTGCCGGTGCTGGTGCGCGACGGGAAGCTCTGCAGCACAGGTTCCCATTCAGCGGCACCTTATAATGTGACTCTGGGACATTATAATCCCGTGTTTGGATATGGAGCCAGCGGCGTGTACGGCTGCGGGTATCACAGTGGGTCACCTTCAGCAGCGCAGGTGGCAAATAACCAGCTGGTCGATCTAACGGGGAACAGCGAGGGGCCCTTCAACCACGGACACTTCCAGGCTTCATTACAAAGTGTAAGAGGCTGGTGA
- the nkx3-1 gene encoding homeobox protein Nkx-3.1 yields MEMSDTVKPVTSFLIEDILSVKDDTVFNGQRCSQKMERCSQWKEERFSEPLCPQGTAFGVQTGSLDTSCPSTSESSSFSSSGKQKRSRAAFTHLQVLELEKKFNHQKYLSAPERAHLAGTLRLTETQVKIWFQNRRYKTKRKQQTSEFCKDVYKAEGLGLRDELVRSSLITSFCKAYQCRPYMWDYRGPWGPTLW; encoded by the exons ATGGAAATGTCTGACACAGTCAAACCTGTGACCTCGTTCCTCATAGAGGACATCCTCTCCGTTAAGGACGACACAGTATTTAATGGCCAACGCTGTTCACAGAAGATGGAAAGATGTTCACAGTGGAAAGAAGAAAGGTTCTCAGAGCCACTCTGCCCTCAGGGGACAGCATTCGGAGTGCAGACAG GGTCTCTGGACACATCCTGTCCCAGCACCTCAGAGTCCAGCAGCTTTTCCTCCTCGGGGAAACAGAAGCGCTCCAGAGCAGCGTTTACACACCTCCAAGTGCTTGAACTGGAGAAGAAATTTAACCACCAGAAATACCTGTCTGCCCCAGAGAGGGCTCACCTGGCAGGCACCTTAAGACTAACCGAGACTCAAGTGAAAATTTGGTTTCAGAACCGCAGGTACAAGACGAAACGAAAGCAGCAGACATCGGAGTTCTGTAAGGACGTGTACAAAGCAGAGGGTCTGGGTCTGAGAGACGAGCTAGTCCGATCATCACTGATCACCTCCTTCTGCAAAGCTTACCAATGCAGACCCTACATGTGGGACTACAGGGGGCCCTGGGGGCCCACGTTATGGTGA